One stretch of Penaeus vannamei isolate JL-2024 chromosome 7, ASM4276789v1, whole genome shotgun sequence DNA includes these proteins:
- the LOC138862145 gene encoding uncharacterized protein: MAEMVTPFGHQTSLTELWKRVINKSWQKQLRCPRAGNKPQIVPIPKPKEPGKYRPISLLSCLRYQLKKMVLNRLQWKTGPPHEHLNGFTRDPNCTEESKADSWFSWKADYFKNRSANVRFQGHLSQHMPLENGTPQGGVLSPALFINFHVQHTRHSPAREGCKIISYADDLAIIASGNHSLTRAQRCLNLVSVECCRT, translated from the exons atGGCTGAAATGGTGACaccttttgggcaccagaccagccttacagagttgtggaaacgg gttatcaacaaatcctggcaaaaaCAGctacggtgccccagagctggaaacaagccacaaatagttcccatcccaaaaccaaaggagcctggcaagtaccgtcccatttctcttctcagctgcctgcgGTATCAGCTGaaaaagatggtactcaacaggctccaatGGAAAActggtcccccccatgaacacctgaatgggttcacaaggg accctaactGCACagaggagtcaaaggcagactcttggttTTCCTGGAaggctgactattttaaaaatagatcagcaaatgtcagatttcaaggccacctctcacagcacatgccactagaaaatggaactcctcagggaggggttcttagtccagccctgtttatcAATtttcatgtccaacatactcgacattcacctgccagggagggatgcaagatcatctcttatgcagatgacttggcaatcatagcctctggcaatcacagcctcactagagctcagcgttgtctgaacctggtgtctgtaGAGTGTTGTAGGACGTAG